One Streptomyces sp. B21-105 genomic region harbors:
- a CDS encoding RecQ family ATP-dependent DNA helicase, with the protein MDDLDLRTEADAILAELVGAPGGAARLREDQWQAVAALVRERRRALVVQRTGWGKSAVYFVATALLRRRGSGPTVIVSPLLALMRNQVEAAARAGIRARTINSANPEEWDTVYDEVERGETDVLLVSPERLNSVDFRDQVLPKLASTTGLLVVDEAHCISDWGHDFRPDYRRLRAMLAELAPGVPVLATTATANARVTADVAEQLGTGGGEALVLRGPLDRESLRLGVVRLPDAAHRLAWLAEHLDELPGSGIVYALTVAAAEEATAFLRQRGFEVASYTGRTENADRLQAEADLQENRVKALVATSALGMGFDKPDLGFVIHLGSPSSPIAYYQQVGRAGRGVAHADVLLLPGKEDEAIWRYFADTAFPPEPQVRQTLAALGEAGRPLSVPALETAVDLRRSRLETMLKVLDVDGAVKRVKGGWTATGAAWVYDAERYAWVARQRAAEQQAMRDYVSTSGCRMEFLRRQLDDEGAEPCGRCDNCAGPWADPTVSAETLTGATRELDRPGVEVEPRRMWPTGLPALGVELKGRIPAKEQCAAGRALGRLSDIGWGNRLRPLLAENAPDQTVPDDVLKAAVAVLADWARSPEGWATNGPDAAARPVGVVAVPSLSRPRLVGSLAEGIAAVGRLPFLGALTYTGPGGAHAARRSNSAQRVRALSGAFAVSEELAEALAGPQGPVLLVDDFTDSGWTLAVAARLLRRAGGGEVLPLVLATAG; encoded by the coding sequence ATGGACGATCTGGATCTGCGCACCGAGGCCGACGCCATCCTCGCCGAGCTCGTGGGCGCCCCCGGGGGCGCGGCACGGCTGCGGGAGGACCAGTGGCAGGCGGTGGCGGCCCTGGTGCGGGAGCGCCGGCGGGCCCTGGTGGTGCAGCGCACCGGATGGGGCAAGTCCGCGGTGTACTTCGTCGCCACCGCTCTGCTGCGCCGACGCGGCTCCGGCCCGACGGTGATCGTCTCGCCGCTGCTGGCGCTGATGCGCAATCAGGTGGAGGCGGCGGCGCGCGCCGGGATCCGGGCCCGCACCATCAACTCGGCCAACCCGGAGGAGTGGGACACCGTCTACGACGAGGTCGAGCGCGGCGAGACCGACGTCCTCCTGGTCAGCCCCGAACGCCTCAACTCCGTCGACTTCCGTGACCAGGTGCTGCCCAAGCTCGCGTCCACGACCGGACTCCTGGTGGTCGACGAGGCGCACTGCATCTCCGACTGGGGACACGATTTCCGGCCCGACTACCGCCGGTTGCGGGCCATGCTCGCCGAACTCGCCCCCGGCGTGCCGGTGCTGGCCACCACCGCGACCGCCAACGCCCGGGTGACAGCCGATGTGGCCGAGCAGTTGGGCACCGGCGGCGGCGAGGCCCTGGTGCTCCGCGGTCCGCTGGACCGGGAGAGCCTGCGGCTGGGCGTGGTCCGGCTGCCGGACGCGGCGCACCGCCTGGCCTGGCTCGCCGAGCACCTGGACGAGCTGCCGGGCTCGGGAATCGTCTACGCGCTCACTGTCGCCGCCGCCGAGGAGGCCACCGCCTTCCTGCGGCAGCGCGGCTTCGAGGTCGCGTCCTACACGGGCCGTACGGAGAACGCCGACCGGTTGCAGGCCGAGGCCGACCTGCAGGAGAACCGGGTGAAGGCACTGGTGGCGACGTCCGCGCTGGGCATGGGGTTCGACAAGCCGGACCTGGGCTTCGTGATCCATCTCGGGTCGCCGTCCTCGCCGATCGCCTACTACCAGCAGGTGGGGCGCGCGGGCCGCGGCGTGGCCCACGCCGACGTGCTGCTGTTGCCGGGCAAGGAGGACGAGGCCATCTGGCGCTACTTCGCCGACACCGCGTTCCCGCCCGAGCCGCAGGTCAGGCAGACCCTCGCGGCTCTCGGCGAGGCCGGACGGCCACTGTCCGTGCCGGCTCTGGAGACGGCGGTGGATCTCCGGCGCAGCCGACTGGAGACCATGCTGAAGGTGCTCGACGTCGACGGCGCGGTCAAGCGCGTCAAGGGCGGCTGGACGGCCACGGGCGCCGCATGGGTGTACGACGCCGAACGCTATGCGTGGGTGGCACGGCAGCGGGCCGCGGAGCAGCAGGCCATGCGCGACTACGTGAGCACGTCGGGGTGCCGGATGGAGTTCCTGCGCCGTCAGCTGGACGACGAAGGCGCCGAACCTTGCGGCCGGTGCGACAACTGTGCGGGGCCCTGGGCCGACCCGACGGTCTCGGCGGAGACGCTGACCGGCGCGACGAGGGAGCTCGACCGCCCGGGAGTGGAGGTCGAGCCGCGCCGGATGTGGCCGACCGGGCTGCCCGCGCTGGGCGTCGAGTTGAAGGGCCGTATCCCCGCCAAGGAGCAGTGCGCCGCGGGACGGGCTCTGGGCCGCCTGTCGGACATCGGCTGGGGCAACCGGCTGCGCCCGCTGCTGGCCGAGAACGCCCCTGACCAGACGGTTCCGGACGACGTTCTGAAGGCGGCGGTGGCGGTGCTCGCCGACTGGGCGCGCTCTCCCGAGGGCTGGGCCACGAACGGCCCGGACGCCGCTGCCCGGCCGGTGGGAGTCGTCGCCGTGCCGTCCCTGTCCCGCCCGCGGCTGGTCGGCTCCCTCGCCGAGGGCATCGCGGCCGTCGGCCGGCTGCCCTTCCTCGGCGCGCTGACCTACACGGGTCCGGGCGGTGCGCACGCGGCGCGTCGCAGCAACTCCGCCCAGCGGGTCCGGGCGTTGTCCGGCGCGTTCGCCGTCTCGGAGGAGCTGGCCGAGGCCCTGGCAGGGCCTCAGGGCCCCGTACTGCTCGTGGACGACTTCACCGACTCCGGCTGGACTCTCGCCGTCGCGGCGCGGCTGCTGCGCCGTGCGGGCGGGGGCGAGGTCCTCCCGCTGGTGCTCGCCACGGCCGGCTGA
- a CDS encoding DUF4192 domain-containing protein, with protein sequence MTNHSEAPGTPENSDITGWVEPGPDAPDRHEGGQEGWDGAVHQVTLRTPAELADALPYLLGYRPEDSIVLVALQDEGGRGRFGGRARLGIPSNPDDWQAVAEQLARGLVTGGERRGARPAQMVAYLCQEPTKGETGRQTMERLQPLAQQLRVACGRLDVPVIEALCIADGRFWSYCCAGKACCPVEGVPMGLPGTSVMAAAATYAGIQVRGTLRELRARLQPLESAAALEQEVALDTAGLELVPRILDGSSRPSVADETIGLARLVMSRLADAPVVPGSPAADVRDDELLAPDEAAALILGLQDRVTRDRAAEWMEGDEAAPALRLWRALARRCVGPYGEHAAAPLTLAGWVAWSSGDELEAREALAMALGADPGYLFARLLHQACNEGLDPESVRRCLRAERTGRTRPTVLGTEEEPRQEGEPGRESARTPAPVRSPETGEEPKPGEEPQASGETPKSGEEPENSLARPEPTSSASTVRASRSRLQKPQPTRPAAGGRATSRPRPAGKASARRRGTRPEGARSEGDAAPGRS encoded by the coding sequence ATGACGAACCACAGCGAAGCCCCGGGAACCCCCGAAAACAGCGACATTACGGGCTGGGTAGAGCCCGGTCCGGACGCCCCCGACCGGCACGAGGGAGGTCAGGAAGGGTGGGACGGCGCCGTCCACCAGGTCACCCTGCGCACCCCGGCCGAACTGGCTGACGCACTGCCCTACCTGCTCGGCTACCGTCCGGAGGACAGCATCGTCCTGGTCGCCCTGCAGGACGAGGGCGGGCGAGGTCGGTTCGGCGGCCGGGCCCGGCTCGGCATCCCCTCGAACCCCGACGACTGGCAGGCCGTCGCCGAGCAGTTGGCGCGAGGGCTCGTGACAGGTGGTGAACGCCGGGGCGCGCGTCCCGCGCAGATGGTCGCCTATCTCTGCCAGGAACCTACGAAAGGCGAGACGGGCCGTCAGACCATGGAACGGCTGCAGCCACTGGCCCAGCAACTGCGGGTGGCGTGCGGGCGCCTCGACGTCCCGGTGATCGAGGCACTCTGCATCGCCGACGGCCGCTTCTGGTCGTACTGCTGCGCGGGCAAGGCCTGCTGCCCGGTCGAGGGAGTCCCGATGGGCCTCCCCGGGACCTCCGTCATGGCCGCGGCCGCGACCTACGCGGGCATCCAGGTCCGAGGCACCTTGCGTGAACTGCGCGCTCGGCTGCAGCCCTTGGAGTCCGCGGCCGCGCTGGAGCAGGAAGTCGCCCTGGACACCGCGGGCCTGGAGCTCGTCCCGCGGATCCTCGACGGGTCGAGCCGCCCGTCGGTGGCCGACGAGACGATCGGACTGGCTCGACTTGTCATGAGCCGCCTCGCCGACGCACCGGTCGTGCCGGGCTCCCCGGCGGCCGACGTCCGGGACGACGAACTGCTCGCCCCGGACGAAGCCGCGGCCCTGATCCTCGGACTGCAGGACCGGGTGACGCGCGACCGGGCGGCGGAGTGGATGGAGGGCGACGAGGCCGCCCCGGCGCTGCGTCTGTGGCGGGCGCTGGCCCGCCGCTGTGTCGGACCGTACGGCGAACACGCGGCGGCGCCCCTCACCCTGGCCGGCTGGGTGGCATGGTCCAGCGGCGACGAGCTCGAGGCGAGGGAGGCCCTGGCGATGGCTCTGGGCGCCGACCCCGGATATCTCTTCGCCCGCCTCCTGCACCAGGCCTGCAACGAAGGGCTCGACCCCGAGTCGGTACGCCGCTGCCTCCGAGCCGAACGCACGGGACGAACGCGCCCCACGGTGCTCGGGACAGAGGAGGAGCCGAGGCAGGAGGGGGAGCCCGGACGGGAATCGGCGCGAACGCCGGCACCGGTGCGGTCACCGGAAACGGGAGAGGAGCCGAAACCGGGAGAGGAGCCGCAGGCATCGGGAGAGACGCCGAAATCTGGCGAGGAGCCTGAAAACTCGCTCGCACGACCCGAACCGACGAGCAGTGCTTCTACGGTGCGCGCCTCCCGCTCCCGCCTGCAGAAGCCGCAGCCCACGCGTCCCGCTGCGGGCGGACGGGCCACGTCCCGCCCACGCCCGGCCGGCAAGGCCTCCGCGCGGCGTCGTGGCACCCGCCCCGAAGGCGCACGATCCGAGGGAGACGCCGCCCCGGGCAGGTCGTGA